The Terriglobales bacterium genome includes a window with the following:
- a CDS encoding glycosyltransferase, whose amino-acid sequence MKPASPSSLPSLSIVLATYNGERYLRQQLESLAAQTVLPCELIVSDDGSSDRTIAILFAFAAAAPFPVRVLQHAERIGYACNFLRAIRRCEGDAVAFCDQDDVWRSSKIERCCREFRRADVGLVVHEAEEVDAELAPCHVRLPDLRRSAVLPKGRVHPRCDWPMGCVMVVRRSILQEVTRLWPAEPARRLLRPDTPHVVAHDSATYFVARSLAAVSYIAEPLICHRRHANNVTGPRGHLTDSLHASVRTGARAYRMLAKHASAASELYAAMAAEARSPDLERDLRRVASRFQRRAGSLEARAALYSTRPRQERIQVVARMARAGMYDGVRRGGIGRRAMAKDLLWAMLAGGEAARCDRGRDGESH is encoded by the coding sequence ATGAAGCCCGCATCACCATCGTCGCTTCCGTCGCTTTCCATCGTGCTTGCCACCTACAATGGCGAGCGCTATCTGCGCCAGCAACTGGAGAGCCTGGCCGCGCAGACGGTGTTGCCCTGCGAGCTGATCGTGTCCGATGACGGCTCCAGCGACCGGACCATCGCCATTCTGTTCGCCTTTGCCGCCGCTGCCCCTTTCCCCGTCCGGGTTCTCCAGCACGCTGAGCGGATAGGATACGCGTGCAACTTCCTCCGTGCCATCCGCCGCTGTGAAGGGGACGCTGTCGCCTTCTGCGATCAGGACGATGTCTGGCGCTCCAGCAAGATCGAGCGCTGCTGCAGGGAGTTTCGGCGCGCCGACGTCGGCCTCGTGGTCCATGAGGCCGAGGAGGTGGATGCGGAACTTGCGCCCTGCCACGTTCGCCTGCCCGACCTGCGGCGCTCCGCGGTGTTACCCAAGGGAAGGGTCCATCCCCGCTGCGATTGGCCCATGGGCTGTGTGATGGTGGTCCGCCGCAGCATCCTGCAGGAGGTGACGCGGCTGTGGCCCGCGGAGCCTGCCCGCCGCCTGCTGCGCCCGGACACCCCGCATGTGGTGGCGCATGATTCCGCCACCTATTTCGTCGCCCGGTCGCTGGCAGCGGTGTCGTACATCGCCGAGCCGCTGATCTGCCACCGCCGGCACGCCAACAACGTCACCGGTCCCAGGGGCCACTTGACCGATTCCCTCCACGCGAGCGTCCGCACCGGCGCTCGCGCCTACCGGATGCTGGCGAAGCATGCAAGCGCAGCCTCGGAGCTCTACGCCGCTATGGCCGCCGAAGCCAGGAGCCCTGATCTGGAGCGGGATCTGCGGCGAGTCGCCTCCCGCTTTCAACGCCGTGCGGGCTCTCTCGAGGCCCGCGCCGCTCTCTACTCGACCCGTCCCCGGCAGGAGCGGATCCAGGTCGTGGCCAGGATGGCGCGTGCGGGCATGTACGATGGCGTCCGCCGCGGCGGGATCGGCCGCCGGGCGATGGCCAAGGACCTCCTCTGGGCCATGCTGGCGGGAGGAGAGGCGGCGCGCTGCGACCGCGGGCGCGACGGGGAAAGCCACTAG
- a CDS encoding NAD-dependent epimerase/dehydratase family protein, producing MSEAALTVVLGGSGFLGRHLCRSLLTAGCRVRSISRSGAPKGPGEPWSSQIEWIPAALGTPEAASALRQADSVFHLACTTLPSNSNADPAFDLESNLVATVRTLEAAAILGVRRLVFVSSGGTVYGPAQQVPIPENHPTDPICSYGIHKLAVEKYLHLFRVTRRLDSMVLRVANMYGESQDCSRPLGAIAHFTDHAVKGQPIEIWGDGRTLRDYVHVEDVVAALVRAAAYAGKERLFNIGSGRGVSLLELVEMLRSRISKPLTVQHLPGRECDVAENVLDIGRARRELGWFPAVTLEMGLERMIGAATAARPPLAPGPA from the coding sequence GTGTCTGAGGCCGCGCTCACCGTCGTCCTGGGGGGAAGCGGCTTCCTGGGCCGGCATCTCTGCCGGAGCTTGTTGACGGCGGGTTGCCGCGTGCGCTCGATCTCCAGGTCCGGAGCCCCGAAGGGGCCCGGTGAACCCTGGTCGTCGCAGATAGAGTGGATCCCTGCTGCCCTCGGAACCCCGGAGGCGGCTTCCGCGCTGCGCCAGGCCGATTCTGTCTTCCACTTGGCCTGCACTACCCTGCCCTCCAACTCCAACGCCGATCCTGCCTTTGACCTGGAGTCCAACCTGGTGGCCACGGTGCGCACGCTGGAAGCGGCCGCCATTCTGGGAGTGCGGCGGCTGGTGTTCGTCTCTTCGGGTGGCACCGTGTACGGTCCGGCGCAGCAGGTTCCCATCCCGGAGAACCATCCCACTGATCCCATCTGCTCCTACGGGATCCACAAGTTGGCAGTGGAGAAGTATCTCCATTTGTTCCGGGTGACTCGCCGTCTGGACTCGATGGTTCTGCGGGTCGCGAATATGTACGGCGAGTCGCAGGACTGCAGCCGGCCCTTGGGCGCCATCGCGCACTTCACCGACCACGCCGTGAAGGGCCAGCCCATCGAGATCTGGGGCGATGGCAGGACGCTGCGGGACTACGTCCATGTGGAAGACGTCGTGGCGGCGCTGGTGCGGGCTGCAGCGTATGCCGGGAAGGAGCGGCTGTTCAACATCGGCAGCGGCCGCGGAGTCTCTTTGCTCGAGTTGGTGGAGATGCTGCGCAGCCGCATCTCCAAGCCGCTCACCGTGCAGCACCTGCCCGGGCGGGAGTGCGACGTCGCCGAGAACGTCCTGGACATCGGCCGGGCGCGGCGGGAACTGGGCTGGTTCCCGGCAGTGACTCTGGAGATGGGGCTGGAGAGGATGATTGGCGCGGCCACGGCCGCCCGCCCGCCGCTCGCGCCCGGCCCCGCCTAG
- a CDS encoding FkbM family methyltransferase: MAHKLATALEVRRTYLNWPRWFLSYYQMSSSVPETEIRVRGAAFRAPNHTESWGIADQIWRERVYTRHFPILDGDRVLDVGAHFGFFSIFAACQGLRVSIVAYEPARESFAFLQRNVERNGRTRQIRAVNAGLSDVAGSLTLYKQKHRPASSTLFQENLPPPLSAVEEEEVRVEAAAHVWAACPRYEFAKFDCEGAEYPIFGALG; this comes from the coding sequence TTGGCCCACAAGCTCGCTACGGCTCTGGAGGTCCGGCGCACCTATCTCAACTGGCCGCGCTGGTTCCTGAGCTACTACCAGATGTCGTCTTCTGTCCCGGAAACCGAGATTCGGGTTCGGGGAGCGGCCTTCCGGGCACCCAATCATACCGAAAGCTGGGGCATCGCGGACCAGATTTGGAGGGAGAGGGTTTACACCAGGCACTTTCCCATCCTGGACGGCGACCGTGTCCTCGATGTGGGCGCCCATTTCGGGTTCTTCTCGATCTTCGCAGCCTGCCAGGGCCTGCGCGTGAGCATCGTAGCCTACGAGCCTGCCCGGGAGAGCTTCGCGTTTCTCCAAAGGAACGTGGAGCGGAATGGCCGCACGAGGCAGATCCGCGCGGTCAACGCCGGCCTCAGCGACGTTGCCGGAAGCCTGACCCTCTACAAGCAGAAGCACCGCCCTGCTTCCTCCACCCTCTTTCAGGAGAACCTTCCACCGCCGCTCTCGGCCGTGGAGGAGGAAGAGGTCAGGGTCGAAGCCGCCGCCCACGTGTGGGCCGCGTGCCCGCGCTATGAGTTTGCCAAGTTCGATTGCGAGGGAGCCGAGTATCCCATCTTCGGGGCGCTGGGGG
- a CDS encoding glycosyltransferase, whose protein sequence is MKEFCARWGSWPPEGNFRRPFWLLGTVADRVPPVLKSHRYDLTLLQREMVSTLTTLEPLTKRPRVFDVDDAVWLNRGGRTGFATILKMCDGVICGNSFIAEHASRWNDNICLLPTAVDTDRYVPSPAHQLRNPRRIIGWSGLSSGLKYVNEIEESLFSVLTRHRDVVLRIVSDKPPQFKRLSTSQFEYIPWSPQNEVETIQEMSVGLMPVENSLWARGKCSYKMLLYMSCGIPVVVSPVGMNEEILALGKVGLGPRNPSEWSDALEWLLQNPEQGQEMGRAGRALVEQHYSVVVCAPRLASFLRSVVENKATEGARVRGADRRAAVAQPPSAPAALPLPATTMAERRRVLLLVPTLSGGGAERMFSNLLRHLDRGRFELHLAVLQPQGAYLVDIPGDVQIHDLDVPRTRYALPAIVKLVRKIKPHAVLSTLGHLNCALVLAKPFLPHGTRVLIRQAAMASALLPEETRHPQVWAWLYRRLYKRADTVVCLSDSMVDDMAEHFGVPRDKMVRIYNSVDVQRVRDLAEIGENPYSGPGPHLVAAGRLSREKGFDLLLAAMPAVLRALPQARLTILGEGPLRAELAAQAKRLGVEEAVSLPGFQQNPWRYFLHADLFVLSSRYEGLPNALLEALALDVPVVATDCPSGVREIAEADSRVFLVPREDASSLSQAIIRAWEGKPDVLGKAAAAPLAPGKFDLETTLLGYSRLLMG, encoded by the coding sequence ATGAAGGAGTTCTGCGCGCGTTGGGGAAGCTGGCCGCCGGAAGGCAACTTCCGCCGCCCTTTCTGGTTGCTGGGCACGGTCGCGGACCGGGTCCCGCCTGTGCTCAAGTCCCATCGCTACGATCTCACCTTGCTGCAGCGTGAGATGGTCTCGACGCTGACCACGCTGGAGCCCCTGACCAAGCGGCCGCGGGTGTTTGACGTCGACGACGCGGTGTGGCTGAACCGCGGAGGCCGGACCGGGTTCGCGACCATCCTGAAGATGTGTGATGGCGTCATCTGCGGGAACAGTTTCATCGCCGAACATGCGAGCCGCTGGAACGACAACATCTGCCTGCTGCCTACCGCCGTCGACACGGACCGCTACGTGCCTTCTCCGGCGCATCAGCTCCGCAATCCCAGGCGGATCATCGGCTGGTCCGGACTGTCGTCCGGCCTGAAGTATGTCAATGAGATCGAAGAGTCTCTATTCTCGGTCCTCACCCGGCACCGGGACGTCGTCCTGCGGATCGTCTCCGACAAGCCGCCCCAGTTCAAGCGGCTGAGCACTTCTCAGTTCGAGTACATCCCCTGGTCCCCGCAGAACGAGGTGGAGACCATCCAGGAGATGTCGGTGGGACTGATGCCGGTGGAGAACTCGCTGTGGGCGCGCGGCAAGTGCAGCTACAAGATGCTGCTGTACATGTCGTGCGGGATCCCGGTGGTCGTCTCGCCCGTGGGCATGAATGAAGAGATCCTGGCGCTGGGGAAGGTCGGCTTGGGACCCAGGAATCCCTCGGAGTGGTCCGACGCGCTGGAATGGCTGCTGCAGAACCCCGAGCAAGGTCAGGAGATGGGCCGGGCCGGCCGCGCCCTCGTGGAGCAGCACTACAGTGTGGTCGTATGCGCGCCCCGGCTGGCGTCTTTCCTGCGCAGCGTGGTCGAGAACAAGGCCACCGAGGGCGCCCGGGTGCGCGGCGCCGACCGCCGGGCCGCCGTGGCCCAACCGCCCTCCGCACCGGCTGCGCTTCCTCTCCCGGCCACGACGATGGCAGAGCGCCGGCGGGTCCTGCTCCTGGTCCCCACGCTGAGTGGGGGAGGCGCCGAGCGCATGTTCTCCAACCTGCTGCGGCACCTGGACCGCGGCCGCTTCGAGCTTCACCTCGCGGTGCTGCAGCCCCAGGGCGCCTACCTGGTGGACATCCCCGGCGACGTCCAGATCCACGACCTGGATGTTCCCCGCACCCGGTACGCTCTGCCCGCGATCGTGAAGCTGGTGCGGAAGATCAAGCCGCACGCCGTTCTCTCCACGCTCGGGCACCTGAACTGCGCCCTGGTGCTGGCCAAGCCTTTCCTGCCCCACGGGACCCGGGTGCTGATCCGCCAGGCTGCCATGGCCAGCGCCCTGCTCCCCGAGGAGACGCGCCATCCCCAGGTGTGGGCCTGGCTCTACCGCCGCCTCTACAAGCGGGCCGACACAGTGGTGTGCCTCTCCGACTCCATGGTGGACGACATGGCGGAGCACTTCGGCGTGCCCCGGGACAAGATGGTGCGCATCTACAATTCGGTGGACGTGCAGCGCGTGCGCGACCTGGCCGAGATCGGAGAGAATCCGTACTCGGGCCCGGGTCCGCACCTGGTGGCGGCCGGACGGCTCTCCCGCGAGAAGGGCTTCGACCTCCTGCTGGCAGCCATGCCCGCGGTCCTCCGGGCCCTGCCTCAGGCCCGGCTCACGATTCTCGGGGAGGGTCCGCTGCGGGCGGAGTTGGCCGCCCAGGCAAAGAGGTTGGGGGTAGAGGAAGCCGTGTCGTTGCCCGGCTTCCAGCAGAATCCCTGGCGGTACTTTCTCCACGCCGACCTGTTTGTCCTCTCCTCCCGCTACGAGGGCTTGCCCAACGCGCTGCTGGAGGCGCTCGCCCTGGATGTGCCCGTGGTCGCCACCGACTGCCCCAGCGGGGTGCGGGAGATCGCCGAGGCCGACTCCCGTGTCTTCCTTGTTCCCCGCGAGGACGCCAGCTCGCTGTCCCAGGCCATCATTCGCGCCTGGGAAGGCAAGCCTGACGTTCTTGGAAAGGCGGCAGCCGCACCGCTGGCGCCCGGCAAGTTCGACCTGGAGACCACGCTGCTGGGCTACAGCCGGCTCCTGATGGGCTAG
- a CDS encoding glycosyltransferase family 4 protein produces the protein MRSRQSPLAKVWASISKYGLRAGLRDAAARWGRGRLKLPYDVLGDYGWVLAPDRPARLKASPRPGALSINWLVPDVSWGSGGLFNIFRSIRHLEQWGHKNRVYVVGAAGRGSALAQVVNRKYFPIQAPVQPFTGEMADSEALVATSWVTAYAARALENTARKFYFVQDLEHLFFPPGSLHEFARQTYGWGFHGITAGPWIAQVLEREFGMRCSSFGFSFDREIYSAQGRRRLPEGKKRVLFYARPASERRGFELGVLALSLVAQKMPEAEFVLVGFPRQPLRLPFSAALPGVLPPTELAGLYRSCEVALVLSHTNLSLLPLELMACGCAVVSNSGPNVEWLLTAEAAQLTPPTPDALAGAVLTLLENDDLRARKAAAGLALAQSTDWMAASRAIEAGLRRGLELAREEGRSV, from the coding sequence ATGAGATCGCGCCAGTCCCCTCTCGCAAAGGTGTGGGCATCGATCTCGAAGTACGGGCTTCGCGCCGGGCTCCGGGATGCCGCCGCCCGCTGGGGACGCGGACGACTCAAGCTCCCCTACGACGTGCTGGGCGACTACGGGTGGGTGCTGGCCCCGGACCGGCCGGCGAGGCTGAAGGCCTCCCCTCGGCCAGGGGCCTTGTCCATCAACTGGCTGGTTCCGGATGTCTCCTGGGGCTCGGGAGGCCTGTTCAATATCTTCCGCAGCATCCGCCACCTCGAGCAGTGGGGTCACAAGAACCGCGTGTACGTGGTCGGGGCGGCCGGCCGCGGCTCGGCCTTGGCCCAGGTGGTGAACAGGAAGTACTTCCCGATCCAGGCTCCCGTCCAACCGTTCACGGGAGAAATGGCGGACAGTGAAGCCTTGGTCGCGACCTCCTGGGTGACGGCGTACGCAGCCCGCGCGCTGGAAAACACGGCGCGGAAGTTTTACTTTGTGCAGGACCTGGAGCATCTGTTCTTTCCGCCCGGCAGCCTCCACGAGTTCGCGAGGCAGACCTATGGCTGGGGCTTCCATGGCATCACGGCAGGGCCGTGGATCGCCCAGGTGCTGGAGCGCGAGTTCGGAATGAGGTGTTCGTCCTTCGGCTTTTCCTTCGACCGCGAGATCTACTCTGCCCAGGGCCGCCGGCGGCTCCCCGAAGGCAAGAAGCGTGTGCTCTTTTACGCGCGCCCGGCCTCGGAGCGGCGGGGCTTCGAATTGGGGGTGCTGGCGCTGTCGCTCGTGGCGCAGAAGATGCCGGAGGCGGAGTTCGTGCTGGTGGGCTTTCCCCGGCAACCCCTGCGCCTGCCCTTCTCCGCCGCCCTGCCCGGCGTTCTGCCGCCCACCGAGCTGGCGGGCCTGTATCGCAGTTGCGAAGTCGCGCTGGTGCTCTCGCACACCAACCTGTCGTTGCTGCCGCTGGAGCTGATGGCATGCGGATGCGCCGTGGTCTCGAACTCCGGTCCCAACGTGGAGTGGCTGCTGACGGCCGAGGCCGCACAACTGACTCCTCCCACCCCGGACGCATTGGCGGGCGCCGTCCTGACGTTGCTGGAAAACGACGATCTCCGCGCCCGCAAAGCGGCGGCCGGTCTCGCCCTGGCGCAGAGTACCGATTGGATGGCAGCGAGCAGGGCGATCGAGGCCGGCCTGCGGCGCGGCTTGGAGCTTGCCCGCGAGGAGGGACGCAGTGTCTGA